A DNA window from Naumovozyma dairenensis CBS 421 chromosome 8, complete genome contains the following coding sequences:
- the NDAI0H01220 gene encoding uncharacterized protein has product MRRHQVYKLSIVIILCTVLVLKLTNNLPIEQIGHHYYALKNSRNQIKSKKDFLNVDISNLLKFKKNWINSPIRSITRTQEYSKKSLVGYVSNLDLKDEKKGSEYSASCSDLEYINDIEYSYWVHTLPSDLKEVRRELLTSPAFEFVEPQLHSDLEINWDEEKILEKNWLTFGGVSVWSKRYNVYFVYSRVIYSRKAQRNHPHVSLVRGQVFDKDWNEIHGFKVPFNDIIVPKDDEVELQKLDEDLGLYDCKKQLGHKEKELASNEYENCLVEVNKLKLKNEKRKKEILQKYYTIYPTVLNIPFISTGADYEGPEDPHIIMRETAEFEEPLIFFNMQDHNDGKRKLYGFLPHQKSDPLIEFHINGRGIKGKEKNWVPFFHADSSKGQAESQFSRGTIHFIYSFYPLEILKCSLNDGDCEFVFEGSTLELDKDTEFSGMRGSTQFINLPNVIPTLAGKQLWVGFPKFHLNGCGCGVKYYRPMLSVIVESNGVYHQELVVPTLDFNIDVLSWDLKGHYCFDVNVLNPNSINYWEVVSQDPVTKKYEDYMSLTVSEADHNTKVVIVKGLLNYILGIYKDKNIKEDFQITEHANSIIAESVKCIDKDTKQDCKNYGKTHPEPKDL; this is encoded by the coding sequence ATGAGAAGACATCAAGTTTATAAATTATCCATAGTGATAATACTCTGTACTGTCCTGGTATTAAAATTAACAAACAATTTACCCATAGAACAAATAGGACATCATTATTAtgctttgaaaaattctagAAACCAAATAAAATCTAAGAAAGATTTCCTAAATGTGGATATATctaatcttttaaaatttaaaaaaaattggattaATTCTCCAATTAGATCAATAACGAGAACTCAGGAATATTCGAAAAAATCATTAGTAGGCTATGTCTCCAATTTAGATCTTAAGGACGAAAAGAAGGGGTCTGAATACTCCGCGTCATGTTCAGATTTAGAATACATTAACGACATTGAATATTCATATTGGGTACATACATTACCATCTGATTTAAAAGAAGTACGTAGAGAATTATTAACAAGCCCAGCTTTCGAATTCGTTGAACCACAGTTACATTCAGATTTAGAAATCAACTGGGATGAGGAAAAAATCTTGGAAAAGAATTGGTTAACGTTTGGTGGGGTCTCTGTTTGGTCTAAACGGTATAATGTTTATTTCGTTTATTCAAGAGTCATCTATTCAAGAAAAGCTCAAAGGAACCATCCTCATGTATCGCTAGTGAGAGGTCAAGTGTTTGATAAAGATTGGAATGAAATTCATGGGTTTAAAGTCCCATTTAACGATATTATTGTTCCTAAGGATGATGAAGTAGAATTACAGAAATTAGATGAGGATTTAGGTTTATACGATTGTAAGAAACAACTTGGGCATAAGGAAAAAGAACTGGCTTCGAACGAATATGAGAACTGTTTAGTAGAGGTAAATAAActtaaattgaaaaatgaaaagagaaagaaggaaattcttcaaaaatattataccATTTATCCTACTGTTCTAAACATTCCCTTCATATCCACTGGAGCTGATTATGAAGGTCCCGAAGACCctcatattattatgagaGAAACTGCTGAGTTTGAGGAAcctttaattttctttaatatgCAAGATCATAATGATGGTAAGCGAAAATTATACGGATTTTTACCACATCAAAAAAGTGAtccattaattgaattCCATATTAATGGAAGAGGTATTAAAGgtaaagagaaaaattggGTACCATTTTTCCATGCAGATTCATCAAAAGGACAGGCTGAAAGTCAATTTTCAAGAGGTACcattcatttcatttattcattttacCCGTtagaaattttgaaatgttcTTTAAATGATGGCGATTGTGAATTTGTATTCGAAGGTTCAACTTTAGAACTTGATAAAGACACTGAGTTTTCAGGTATGAGAGGGTCCACGCAATTTATTAATCTACCTAATGTCATTCCAACTCTAGCAGGTAAACAACTATGGGTTGGGTTCCCTAAATTCCATCTGAATGGTTGTGGGTGCGGTGTAAAATATTATCGACCCATGCTATCTGTCATAGTAGAATCTAATGGAGTTTATCATCAAGAACTAGTGGTACCGACTTTAGATTTCAATATTGATGTCTTGTCTTGGGATTTAAAGGGCCATTATTGTTTCGATGTCAATGTATTAAATCCaaattcaatcaattattGGGAAGTTGTCAGTCAAGACCCTGTTACGAAGAAATATGAAGATTATATGTCTTTGACAGTTAGTGAAGCAGATCACAATACGAAAGTGGTTATCGTGAAGGgcttattgaattatatcTTGGGAATTTAcaaagataaaaatatcaaagaagATTTCCAGATTACAGAGCATGCTAATTCCATCATCGCAGAAAGCGTGAAGTGTATAGACAAAGATACAAAGCAAGACTGTAAAAACTATGGTAAAACACATCCGGAACCTAAAGATCTGTGA
- the NDAI0H01230 gene encoding uncharacterized protein, which yields MPIVLPPLPSSSKIISRPKQVPTISTQLQDIKEELEDELEEEIKRESFNIEPVRPIGPLEVGNGKPNGEFQLMNRMGLDSDADSDSDSDSGIEFETIINNEVGKKLQSLFIIRDEDLSLLPPLPDSPSSEEFNRYNTSSINNDEREGLLISSSSFSSSCVDERQHDPIDILLKIDLHDNEMDADDENKDIGKDVDRSSNLSDALKIPTINNNILMAVNNTIITNEKNSRIQDPDSSTSSRNSIISLPMTTKHSYCYSHGHGKRSSSLSSYFSFTSTRPLSNKSSSETTNDVYDMKDYHTNDHDKISNRKKHTLNIKERFSEFIMNRKLSMKRIVSGSKLTEGNNVDSENQDTSSHVCDSVSPLDKRRNFQFLPYNTTTSTTTTYNNNNNNNNNTNGAFSGKDMDRDYKNHNNILILIDADNIDKDIIEKGEDTAKINRLSFSELQTEKKINKIDAIRNEFEKSGWCSKNDLDDLEKLKTKIGNDYHEIYSNK from the coding sequence ATGCCAATTGTTTTACCACCTCTGCCATCATCATCGAAAATAATTTCGAGACCAAAACAAGTTCCTACTATATCTACTCAATTACAAGATATAAAAGAGGAGCTCGAAGATGAACTTGAGGAGGAAATTAAAAGGGAAAGCTTTAACATCGAGCCAGTTCGACCAATTGGTCCTCTTGAAGTTGGTAATGGCAAACCTAATGGTGAGTTCCAATTGATGAACAGGATGGGGCTGGACTCCGATGCTGACTCTGATTCTGATTCTGATTCGGGCATTGAGTTTGAaactattattaataatgaagtgGGAAAAAAACTTCAAAGTCTCTTTATTATAAGGGACGAGGATTTATCTTTATTGCCACCTTTACCTGATTCACCATCTTCTGAAGAATTCAATAGGTATAATACAAGTAGTATAAACAACGATGAACGAGAAGGATTgttaatatcatcatcttctttttcttcttcctgTGTTGATGAACGTCAACATGATCCTATagatattttattgaagattGATTTAcatgataatgaaatggATGCCGATGATGAAAACAAAGACATTGGAAAGGACGTTGATCgttcttcaaatttatcagATGCATTAAAGATACCAACtataaacaacaatattCTAATGGCTGTAAataatactattattactaatgaaaaaaattcaagaataCAAGATCCAGATTCATCTACTTCATCAAGAAATAGCATAATATCGTTACCTATGACAACAAAACATAGCTATTGCTATAGCCACGGTCATGGCAAGAGAagttcatcattatcttcttatttttccttCACTTCTACAAGGCCGCTTAGTAATAAGTCTTCATCTGAGACAACAAATGATGTTTATGATATGAAGGATTATCATACAAACGATCATGATAAAATTAGTAATAGGAAAAAACATACATTGAACATTAAGGAAAGATTTTCTGAATTTATAATGAACAGAAAGTTATCAATGAAAAGGATTGTATCAGGATCGAAACTAACGGAAGGAAATAATGTTGACAGTGAAAACCAAGACACATCTTCCCATGTTTGTGATAGTGTGTCACCTTTAGATAAGAGGCGAAACTTCCAATTCCTACCATACAATACTACTACttctactactactacttataataataataataataataataataatactaatggTGCCTTTTCAGGAAAGGACATGGATAGAgattataaaaatcataataatattctaatTTTGATAGATGctgataatattgataagGATATTATCGAAAAAGGGGAAGATACAGCTAAAATCAATagattatcattttcagaACTCcaaactgaaaaaaaaataaataaaatcgATGCAATCagaaatgaatttgaaaaaagtgGCTGGTGTTCAAAGAATGATttagatgatttagaaaagCTTAAAACTAAAATAGGTAATGACTACCATGAAATCTATTCAAATAAgtaa
- the MET28 gene encoding Met28p (similar to Saccharomyces cerevisiae MET28 (YIR017C); ancestral locus Anc_7.122), protein MITTMTVSTTDETKQDRTKKNENDQDNLNVSEYLHSLISNNSELASRLLSLLLVNSNNSTEIINAINSNNTNTKANTNKTTTMKINKDIVEKNLPNPVPISKKLTDEKKKISDNDKKNESNSDLIKEKENSIEPLQQQRELQSQTQLEKKRKNTEASTRFRIRKKQKEKDNINKLNELNIKISKLYCKIDKLLSENKSWKEKLQKINEQKSNDLLNSIKKESSY, encoded by the coding sequence atgataaCGACAATGACAGTATCAACCACTGATGAAACTAAACAAGACCGtaccaaaaaaaatgagAACGATCAAGATAACTTAAACGTTTCCGAATATTTACATTCGTTAATTTCGAATAATTCTGAACTGGCTTCCagattattatctttattattggttaattccaataattcaacagaaattattaatgccataaatagtaataataccaatactAAAGCCAATACCAATAAAACTACTACAAtgaaaattaataaagatatagTCGAAAAAAATCTGCCGAACCCTGTTCctatttcaaaaaaattaactgatgaaaagaaaaagataagtgataatgataagaaaaatgaaagtaaTTCTGATTTAATAAAGGAGAAGGAAAACTCTATAGAACCATTACAGCAACAGCGAGAGCTGCAGTCGCAAACGcaattagaaaagaagagaaaaaatacAGAAGCATCAACAAGatttagaattagaaaaaagCAAAAGGAGAAggataatattaataaattaaatgaattaaacattaaaatttctaaattatattGTAAGATTGACAAATTATTAAgtgaaaataaatcttggaaggaaaaattacaaaaaataaatgaacaaaaatcaaatgattTACTAAATAGCATTAAGAAGGAATCATCCTATTAA